ataatacaagaaataaataaagcaattgaAATTCACACACCAGCAACTTCATTACTTTTCAAGAGTAAAAAAGAACCATATAACACCCCTAAAGTTGATGTAGCTGGAAAAGAAGACACTAAGGCGTAAATACTTAGTTGCCGCTAGATGGTCGCATGAGACAATTTTTGAGTTGCACAAAGCTGCATGTAAAGACTCAGCAAGGTGGTGGCTGCAGCACGTTTCAACTATGAACCAAAACAACTTCATAACTAAGTTAAGCATAAGCAAATGGATAATGAAATGGTAAAATTCCTCAAAAACATGCAGGAAAACTTACCACAAGTATGCAAGAAATTTcacatttgtttaataaatattttcagtcTGCATTTGTTGTTGAGCCTCTAGGTTAAATACAAACTTTCAGAGATCGAACCCAAGCAAAGTGCGATTTAAATGAAGCTACAATCACGCACACAGCTGTATAGCAAGAGCTTGAAAAACTAAATGATACAAAATCTAAAGGGTAAGACGGAATGCACCCTCATATACGTCGAAATCGCGCTGCTACAATTGTACCATAAGCAATGATCTATCGCAAGTCTCTCTTCGAAGGCAAAATACCCAATCTTTAAAAACTGTCAATTATAACTCAAATCTTCAAGACTGGTAGCAGAACGAAGCACTCAAAATACAGATTAATATAACTAATATCAGTACCATGCAAAATAATAGAGAGCTTCATTGATGAACGAATCATGAATGAATCATTAACTGCTATAACAATAGTCTATTCACAAAAGCTCAACACGTTTTTTTACCTGAGCGGGACTCTGTGTCTAATCTACTAGAAGCTTGCGACATTCTAACGGACGCAGTACACCATCGCAATGCCAAAGATGTGATATACACTGATTTTGCAAAATCCTTTGACAAAGTGTTGCACAAAAGTCTTCGGCATAAACTAAAAGCTTACAACTGGATACAAAGTGGATATCAAACTGGCTAAATAACCAAAAGAAAAGGGCTGTTGTTGGCAAAACTGATTCTGAGTGGAAAGAGTAATTAGTGGAGTGCCTTAGAGTTCGGTGCTAGGACCGTTGCTCTTGATCCCCAATATAAATGACCTACCAGACAACATAGCTAACCACATCAAGATATTGCCGACGAAAGCAAAACACTAGGTTAATCAAAACATAGGACAACAACGCACGTCTCCAGCTAGACATTGATAAAGCAGTAGGTCCAAAAAGTGGCTCTACAATTTAGACAAATACATATGTATGCACGTAGGTTGCTCCAACAAATCAGTCTAGGTCTGCACAATGACAGATCAGATAGGAATAAAACAAGAAATGATTATGACTTCAGTTGACCGAGATTTTAGGTGTTCTTCTTTCAGAAGACTTAAAAATCTAGCATGAAGTTAAAGCAGCGGGTACATAAACAAAACAGGTAATTGGTCGGTTTAAAAAATCCTTCAAAAACAAAGGTCTCATACTTTGCAAGGTCTATTACAAATTGTATGTTAGACAACTCCTTTAATTCGCTatctaatgtatatattttcattaaaataaaggtaattatcaaaaaagagattgtattatttgtttataattattttcaaaaaacagaacTGTACAATTCGTATTAGGTGTTGATGCCACTGTAGAATGTACACTTAAAAGAAAAAGCAGTTgacataataaaacttaaacacaTAAAGACCttataattacaattaatatAACATAGTTTTATGCTTTAGACgccataataaaattaaaaatacataataactttaataacgcTTAACTTTGAGTTACTTGAAGAAACATTTCCATAAAAAGccgattttaaaattatttaatcgcCAAATACCTTGATAAAAAGGGGAAAATGCTAATGCCCATACAGTAGAGtaactttctttaaattttttattcgaTTTAATGCATGATGGTTGCGTTGATTTTCATGCCTCGTGCGGCATGAAAATCAACGCAACTCTGCCAAAAACGTTCATTACGGTTTccattataactttaaataaatttatcagcAATCGAAACTAAAATATTACTCCACCAACCTAGCTCTGGTTGATTTTTAGCAAATCTCTTACCAAGTTCAACAGTTTTTTCCTTTAGTTTTACCCAGTCGTCAATTGTTCCCATTAAAGTTACCTAAGGTATGCCACATACGAGGCCAAATTCATACCTAAAATAGTTTTCCACTGAGCCCATCAGCTCTACTTGCGCAATTAGACTGTCGTTGGGTGAAGTGGGGGTAAACTAAAGCTCAATAAAGTCGCGCAAGTGGGCTTCACTATTTTCACCAATAAGATCTGACATCTTTTTAACTAAACCGGCCCAATCGTTAACAGTATCGCCACAAGCTTCACTAGCAACAGTCAATTCCTTTTTTCCTTCGTGGTTCACAAAAAGGTCACGCATCTCTTCGGCGTGTTTATCAACGTGGTCTTCTAATTCTATGATTATCGTTAACCAGACATCATCAGGTCGAATGGATATAGCATAGTGATTTTTATAGGCGTCATACAAGGCCCCGAATAAACTGTTTCCTAGTGCTGCATAAATTGGTTGTTCCGGTGGTTCCGTAGAGAATAAGAAGCTCACCTTTAAGATCTTCAACAATGTCGCAGTTATTTAAAACATCACGAATCGAAATGAATTCCGGTACTTGCACTGGTGGTTTTACAGCAAAGCCATTTAGTTTGAGTTTAAAAGTTACTGATTGAAGTTCTGATTGATTTCCTTTggctccatttttttttttttttgtttaaaaattggtaacATAATTAGGCAATTTGTTCatatttcatgaaaattttgcTAAGCTATTAAAACAGAATCATAAACAACATATGTAAAAACAAGCGTATACATaatagttttctttaaaaagataaactgaaaaataacacaggtcaacaaaaaaaaataattttttctggtTTCGagcaaacaatttattttttgtatagcatttctaattttaatttcaaatatgtaactctttttttaccatcacgtcaagttgtaaagatatttagGTTTAAATCTTAAGTATTTAGGGTAAAGTCCCTAAAATtgtcgaaaaaaaagttattcaaaagtatgtcaacctgggtctcaaaagaagcgtattttcatagagattttagaaaacataaatattttccttgaaatttattgacaaaaaaattatgttaaaaatgctaaagactcttgaaaaaatttcaacagaatgtttttcagcaaaaatatacaaaatacttatttttattacaaataaacaacatttttaaattctctatgaaaatacgcttcttttgagacccaggttgacatacttttgaacaatttttttttcgacaATATTAGGGACTTTACCCTAAATACTTAAGATTTGAACctaaatatctttacaacttgacgtgATGGTAAAAAAAGAGttgcatatttaaaatcaaaatgagaaatgctatacaaaaaacaaattgtttgctcggcaccagaaaaaattttttttgttgacctgtgtaatataatgtaaaacataaaagtaaacattttataaaaatgatataagcTTAGAATACTTTAAGTGTAgatttttattcagtttatgttagatatgtatgtatgtaagtatttatatatatgtatttatcaatatatttaaaaatcgttttcagaaaattttgaggatttttttttaaataaacaataaatgtttattGCATTGTAATTTTGTCAGTTTACTATAATGCgtaatgtttacaaatttacttGTACTGCTTTATTACAACAGCTTATTGctactttatttttcaaatacataTACTTAATGTTAAGGGACcgttcataaattacgcaacgctaaatttattttaaaaaatttggagaATCAAGCTTTTTCACGCTGTcattttaattaatgttaatatgctattttaacatttttttcaacttaagaCTCTGCGATGGACCTTTGcttgttttgtttaatagtaTAAGTAAGCGTTGCGTAGTTTATGAACAATTACTTACTTCATCAAAACCGTTTCCTAAAtgtttttaggatttttttttaaagtggttttattcatgaaatatttattacatatttgttAATAGCTATTATGTGTGTTTGTTATATTGcgtaatgtttttatttacgcTAGTTAAGTTTCATAAGAACAGATTACCAGATTTTTTAACACTGTTGtgaatgtttctttgtttttaactgaCTGAGGAAAATCGACTCAACgcatttttttgtaacttgtttttatatatttttattaagaaaacagCGTTATTTATGCTAAATCTGACAGAGTTGGCAATTATCAGTAACTAAATTTAAGATAATAATTACCAAATTTCTACCACTTATTAATTACTGTAAAAATACTAGACGTCATCGAGTGgtttaacaaatgtttatgACACACTCCTCCAATTTTTAGACAATATCTAGAAATTctcatcaaaattttcattaagtgctgtttttttaataagttccTCAGCCTTCGATTTCACCATTCGTGAAGGTCTTTGCTTCAGAGATTTTGTTTGCTCTGCTGATTTGTTTTCGCTAGGTCTAGAATCATTTAGGAATTCCTTGATCTCAGTAGGATCTTggcaaattttaaactaataaagcaTCTCAATCGGTCTTTTCACTACTTGATTATTTCCCGTTCTTAATTTAGCACTGCTGATTACATTATCTTCTCCGCGTGCAAGTTTCGTTACCATACCAATTTTCCTCTCACCTCTATTCTTTTCTTCTCCTTTAAGTAAGAAAATTTTTCCTACTGCTATGTTCTTTTAATAATAGCCTTTGCACTGGTGATTTTCTCGTAATGATCTTAAGTACTCGTTTGTCCACCTTTTCTACGCTACGTTCTTGCATTTAGTGATATACCGCATTGCTCGTGTAGTCGTTTTGTTGTTAAAATCTTCATCATCGTCATCTTCTGCATTTTCGGATGGGATTGTAATACCTTTCCCATGCAAAATCATGTTTGGTGTTAATATCGGTCTCGATATATCCTAATGGTCAGTTTTTCAACGTATTTTCAATATCAATCAAAACTAATTTAAGTCGTTCGAAGGTCAGACGAATCCTGCGGATCTCTCTGCAATCATCGGAGCCACCTTGCAGTACTTACAAATGTTTTAGCATTGTCGCATATTATGAGTGCAGGTGTTCCCCTTCTTGCAATCATTTCTTTCATACTTCTTCgaaaattttcattttccatTGTTTTTAGTAGATCCAAATGGATTGCTCTTGAAGTTGCGCATGTATAAAGTACAATGTACGACTTTTTGTAACACTCTTTGCTTACTTTATATTCGATTGGGCCAGCGAAATCCAAACCAATAGTTTCAAAGGGGTATTTACTTTTAGTTTGATACTTTGGAAGATCAGCTGTTAATGGAGCTAGTAATGGTTTGCGCCTGAATCTTTTACACCAAATGCAATcgtatattattgtttttacttggCTACATAAAGTATCTGTCCAATAATGCTCACGAAACTTGGACATTGTTAGACCAACCATCCAATGGTGAGTCTGTGCATGTGCTCTTTGAATAACCAAGTTTGTAAAGGGATGTTTGCGAGGTAAAATTATAAGGTGCTCACCTCATATACGACCCATGTAAATTATTAGCCCATCGTGATTTCTATGTAATTGTAATCTTTCTGACCTTTCTTTATATTGTTCAGATTTTTCAAATTCGTATTGATCAATTCTGATCAGCTTCTGCATTGCGTTGCTCCTTTCAGTAGCTGATAGCACACCTCGACATTTTCTTTGACTTTTGGGATTGATAATGATTCTTAAGATCCATGTCATTATTCTTATAACTTTTGGGAGTTGATACTTGTTCCTAAAttcaaagttgttaaacatGTCGACTGTGGTAAGGTTAAGCATTTTTGTTGGATTTACTTCTTTCATTACTTCTTCCATTTGTGTATGAGCTATATTTGGTGGCCACTCCTTCTTTTTGGCAAGCCATGTTGGACCGTTGAACCATATTTGtggaatttttccatttttaattccTCTACTTCCAATATCAGCTGGGTTCTGATTGGTGAAGCAGTGGCGCCAGATAACCCAACTTCGTTTATTAGTTTCTTTGACACGATTTAATACAAACTGCTTCCATTTACGATTGTCATTAAGGATCCAATGCAGTTCTACTAAACTATCGAGCCACCCGTATATCTCCATAACTTGGTGTCCTTCAAGTGCTAATTTAACGTTTGTAAGAGCATTAGCTACCATGTGTCCCGAAATCAATTCAAGTCTAGGAATAGAACAACCTCGCTATGATATGCGTGATTTGGCTGTAAACAATCCTTAAGTTACTTTGCTTCCTTCATGTACTACTACATATATTGCACTGCAGCAGCCATCTTTGCTTGCATCACCAAATCCATGGAtatcaatcttttttattttatgattcaaaacaGTTATACTTCTTGGTATTGGTGTAGGGTCTTGTAAAGTATTTTTCCAAAGCATCCATTCCTTTGTAAATTCAAGTGAAAGTTTTTCGTCCTAAGCAAGCTTTAAATCacaaatttttctatatataagtTTTGCTGTTATTGTTTATGGGGAACTCACACCAAGTGGATCAAAAACTCTAgccaaactttttaaaattcctCTTTTGGTTGTGATATTTGTTTGGCGAGTTGGTCTACAATCCATTAATAAAGTGTCCTCATTTTTGTCCCACAACAAACCAAGAGTTTTTAAAGAACGTTTATTTTGTTCATTGATGGTAACTTCATGATAGTTCTCTTTTGAATCATTGGTTTCCAACAGGAAAGTTCGAGTGCCATTTGTGAAGCTGGAATCCTCCCTTTTTGAACAAACGAATTGCTGTTTGTTTCAATTTTGCGACACATTCCAGGTCAACTCCCCCAGTGATTATATCATCAACATATATGCCCTTGTTGCTTTTCTgaatttcattcttttttcaTATGTCAATAAATGTTGCTTGATTACTCCTCCAAGAATAAAGGGACTAGATGCACAGCCAAACGGGATTCGAGTAAATCTTAGAGTAATTACTTCTTTACTTTTCAAGTCCGATACCCAATAGAAACGGAAAACATCACAATCTTTATTATCAACTCTTATTTGTTGAAAGGCTTGTTTAATGTCTCCAGTAAGACAAACAGGTTGCAAtctgttttgtaaaataacatTGAGTAGTAAGAGTTGCAATGAAGGATCAGTATGTAAACAGTCGTTAAGTGAGGGTGATCCGCATTCTTTAGCTGAAGCATCAAAAACAGTCCTTAGCTTGGTTGTTTCGGAGTCCTCTTTTATCACTGCTCGATGAGGCATGTAGAACATTCGCTTGCCAGTTGGTTTGTTTGGTGCATACTCAATTATCCCATTCCGAGTTGTTATTGAATAATAGcgatatattttataagatcATTTGGTTCCTTTTCCAGTTTCCTTAGTTAACTATGCAACCTTATGATGCTCCCATCTAAATAAGATGCCAGTTTCAAACATTCCTCTTTCCATGGTAATCCAGTGTGATAAAAACCAGTTTAGTCTTGTTGTAGCTGTTCTTTAAATTCTTCATATACTTCATTTTGATTCCCTTCGCTTTGATCTTCTAGACCAAGAACATCCAAGCTATGTAGTTCTTTGTAACAGTCGTTAGTTgactttttaaagtataaacagTCCGAGGTGCTTTGTCCTGGTCCCATAACTGTCGATCCAAATATGGTTTCTTCTGCAATAGCTTCTCCATCATTTTCAGTCCTGAAGCCTTTCAATTTTATTCTTTCAATATCACCAGCAccaattataaaatcaattttatgaTCATTGTAGTCATTTTCATTATGAAAATGCAATCTCTCCAAGTGTTTAAGTTTCCTTTTTAGGGCGAATATCCTCGGATTTTGTAGTACTGCGAGCACTTTCCTTTCTAACTTGTAGAATTAAATATCAAGGCTGTTGCGTCCGTTTATTGAATATAGAGTTTTGTAGCACAACGGAAGGTTTTGATGCACTAATCCAGTCATTGTTTCAATGTTTTTCTATTCCCAATTATTTGGCTATAACTGTAGGTACTTGATTAGCGTAGATGGAGCATACAAACTACCAGCGCCCGTATCCAAGAGTGCTCTCACTTTATATTTGCCAACGTTCACAACAACTGTGGGATGAATAGTTTGCCCTTCGTATCCAGTCATAAGGATACCCTTTTATGATTCGTTTTTATTTACCCCAGTGCATATAGATGAATAATGCGTTCCTTGACATTGTCAAGAAAGGCATTATTCATAGCAAGAACGTTTGCTGCGACAGTTGGATACTGTGTGGTTTGTTGACGTGCAGTTGAAACAGCGatggttttttttaagatattgtttCCTTTGCTGTGTTAAATGAATTTTCGTTCATTCGTGATTGCGATAATTTTGCGAACTGCAGTAGATACAGCTAATGTTTCTAGTTTCGTTATGTTGGAAGTGTTTCTTCATTTGATTTTTGTGCTCCCAATTATTAGGGggttttgaattttcttttctaatattatttcttgGGTGTCCAATAGATGATTCTGGGTTTCGTAACGTATATTCACGTAGGGCTTTAATTAGCTGTTCAAAGCCTCATTCCTGCCATTTTGAATCTGTTCGAGAAATATCAGCTTTAACAGGGCCAAGTTTGTCGAAAGTTTCGCGTACCAGTATTTCTTCTGTCTCCAAgttgtttaaagttttcaaCGAgtttatgcttatatttaattttctgaaaaaattatgtatttgatCCACGTCGCTATTTTTTATGTAGGGAAGATCTATGATATCACGACCATGCCTGCGTATAATTTCAGAAGTGATTCCATATTTTTGATTTCGATTAATTTTCGCTTTTTCATAACGATTTACATTAACGATGGAGTCCAGAAATTTCCTCTTCGGCGTGTTTGATAATAGTTTACGTAAGTATGATAATTTAGTTACTGGAGGATAGCTTATGCTTTCAATTTCTGTGCTGAATTGTTCTCAGAACCGCATCCAATCCAGAATAGTCccatcaaattttgaaatttgtagTCTGGAAAGTTTTGCTTTACAATCATTTGTGTGTTCACTGTGCATGCTTTTAGTTGATTCTTGCTTTTGTTCATCTAGTTCTTCTTTTACACGAGAAATTTCTTCGTGCATCTTCTTCTTTTATGTAATTTCTCTTTCTATACGGAATTCTTACAATGAGGTCGAAGTTCGCCTCGCTGTTTAATTAAGTTGTTCTGTTGTTCGTACCAGTTGTCGATTTCTTCATTGTCGGCGTTTTCTTCGTctctttttaattcttcaatGTTTTGGATTAAGTTAAAAGTTTCCGACAGTTTTGCTTTGATAGTTGGTTCTAATCTATCTACTGTGTGTATATCGTTATTGTTCAATGATATGCCTACTTCCAGACCAAGTCGCTCAACTTTTGTTAATGTTAGTTCCAATTTCCTTATTAGTGTAGCGATTTGAACTTCGC
This genomic interval from Hydra vulgaris chromosome 01, alternate assembly HydraT2T_AEP contains the following:
- the LOC136074105 gene encoding uncharacterized protein LOC136074105, with the protein product MSKFREHYWTDTLCSQVKTIIYDCIWCKRFRRKPLLAPLTADLPKYQTKSKYPFETIGLDFAGPIEYKVSKECYKKSYIVLYTCATSRAIHLDLLKTMENENFRRSMKEMIARRGTPALIICDNAKTFDISRPILTPNMILHGKGITIPSENAEDDDDEDFNNKTTTRAMRYITKSKGNQSELQSVTFKLKLNGFAVKPPVQVPEFISIRDVLNNCDIVEDLKELEDHVDKHAEEMRDLFVNHEGKKELTVASEACGDTVNDWAGLVKKMSDLIGENSEAHLRDFIEL
- the LOC136074106 gene encoding uncharacterized protein LOC136074106, with amino-acid sequence MPHRAVIKEDSETTKLRTVFDASAKECGSPSLNDCLHTDPSLQLLLLNVILQNRLQPVCLTGDIKQAFQQIRVDNKDCDVFRFYWVSDLKSKEVITLRFTRIPFGCASSPFILGGVIKQHLLTYEKRMKFRKATRAYMLMI